One region of Ornithinibacter aureus genomic DNA includes:
- the serA gene encoding phosphoglycerate dehydrogenase: MSKPVVLIAEELSPATIDALGPDFEVRHVDGADRSALLPAIADVDAVLIRSATKIDAEALAAAKNLKVVARAGVGLDNVDVPAATKAGVMVVNAPTSNITSAAELAVGLLLACARNIAPANEALKNGAWKRSKYGGVELLEKKVGIVGFGRIGQLVAERLKGFGVEILAYDPYVSVQRAGQLGARLVTLDELLAESDFITIHLPKTPETIGLIGTEALTKVKPSVRIINAARGGVLDEQALAEAIAEGRVAGAGLDVFATEPCTDSPLFAHESVVVTPHLGASTEEAQEKAGVAVAKSVRLALGGDLVPDAVNVSGGAVAEEVRPGIDLVEKLGRVFTAFAGAVPVQLDVEARGEITSHDVSIWQLAALKGLFTDITEDPVTYVNAPLIAKEFGCESRLVTEEVSEDFRNVTTLSGTMADGSTLSVAGTLTGPKMVQKLTGINGYDLEIPLSVHMAFFSYVDRPGVIGAVGKILGDANVNIAGMQVSRDDETGKALVALILDNEIPAEVVTSVEAAIGAETVRVVDLV; encoded by the coding sequence GTGAGCAAGCCCGTCGTCCTCATCGCCGAAGAACTGTCCCCGGCCACCATCGACGCCCTCGGCCCCGACTTCGAGGTCCGCCACGTCGACGGAGCCGACCGCTCGGCCCTGCTCCCGGCCATCGCCGACGTCGACGCGGTGCTGATCCGCTCGGCCACCAAGATCGACGCCGAGGCCTTGGCAGCCGCCAAGAACCTGAAGGTCGTCGCGCGCGCCGGCGTGGGTCTGGACAACGTCGACGTGCCCGCCGCCACGAAGGCCGGCGTCATGGTCGTGAACGCCCCGACCTCCAACATCACCTCCGCTGCCGAGCTCGCCGTCGGGCTGCTGCTCGCCTGCGCACGCAACATCGCTCCGGCCAACGAGGCCCTGAAGAACGGGGCGTGGAAGCGCAGCAAGTACGGCGGCGTCGAGCTGCTCGAGAAGAAGGTCGGCATCGTCGGCTTCGGGCGCATCGGCCAGCTGGTCGCCGAGCGGCTCAAGGGCTTCGGCGTCGAGATCCTCGCGTACGACCCCTACGTCTCCGTGCAGCGCGCCGGCCAGCTGGGCGCCCGCCTGGTCACCCTCGACGAGCTGCTCGCCGAGAGCGACTTCATCACGATCCACCTGCCGAAGACCCCCGAGACCATCGGCCTCATCGGCACCGAGGCGCTGACCAAGGTCAAGCCCAGCGTGCGCATCATCAACGCGGCCCGCGGGGGGGTGCTCGACGAGCAGGCGCTCGCCGAGGCCATCGCCGAGGGTCGAGTCGCCGGCGCCGGCCTCGACGTGTTCGCCACCGAGCCCTGCACCGACAGCCCCCTGTTCGCCCACGAGTCGGTCGTCGTCACCCCGCACCTCGGCGCCTCGACCGAAGAGGCCCAGGAGAAGGCCGGTGTCGCCGTGGCCAAGTCGGTGCGCCTCGCCCTCGGTGGCGACCTCGTGCCGGATGCCGTGAACGTCTCCGGTGGCGCGGTCGCCGAGGAGGTGCGCCCCGGCATCGACCTCGTCGAGAAGCTGGGCCGCGTGTTCACCGCCTTCGCGGGGGCCGTGCCGGTGCAGCTCGACGTCGAGGCCCGCGGCGAGATCACGAGCCACGACGTGTCGATCTGGCAGCTGGCAGCCCTGAAGGGTCTGTTCACCGACATCACCGAGGACCCCGTCACCTACGTCAACGCCCCCCTCATCGCCAAGGAGTTCGGCTGCGAGTCGCGCCTGGTGACCGAGGAGGTCTCCGAGGACTTCCGCAACGTCACGACCCTCAGCGGCACGATGGCCGACGGCTCGACCCTCTCGGTCGCCGGCACGCTCACCGGACCGAAGATGGTGCAGAAGCTCACCGGCATCAACGGCTACGACCTCGAGATCCCGCTCAGCGTGCACATGGCGTTCTTCTCCTACGTCGACCGGCCTGGCGTCATCGGCGCCGTCGGCAAGATCCTCGGGGACGCCAACGTCAACATCGCCGGCATGCAGGTCTCGCGCGACGACGAGACCGGCAAGGCACTCGTCGCCCTGATCCTCGACAACGAGATCCCCGCCGAGGTCGTGACGTCGGTCGAGGCCGCGATCGGCGCCGAGACGGTGCGCGTGGTCGACCTCGTCTGA
- a CDS encoding DedA family protein, producing MESWVEGWPVWLVFGVLWLGAFIRGNATYWVGRGVRAGGGRSRFADHLERPIVRRAEGWVRRFGAPAVALGFLTVGVQTAINASAGMLRMPQSRFLPAVTVGALLWATVYTTVGFAVLDAWFGDLDWWWALVAVAVVVAIVVVSRRLERAPADSAGG from the coding sequence GTGGAGTCGTGGGTGGAGGGCTGGCCGGTGTGGCTGGTCTTCGGGGTGCTGTGGCTCGGCGCCTTCATCCGCGGCAACGCGACCTACTGGGTCGGCCGGGGTGTGCGCGCCGGGGGTGGGCGGTCGCGCTTCGCAGACCACCTGGAGCGCCCCATCGTGCGCCGGGCCGAGGGGTGGGTCCGGCGCTTCGGGGCTCCGGCCGTCGCGCTGGGCTTCCTCACAGTCGGGGTGCAGACGGCGATCAACGCGTCGGCCGGGATGCTGCGGATGCCGCAGAGCCGCTTCCTGCCCGCCGTCACCGTGGGTGCCCTGCTCTGGGCCACCGTGTACACGACCGTCGGGTTCGCGGTGCTCGACGCGTGGTTCGGCGACCTGGACTGGTGGTGGGCCCTCGTGGCGGTCGCCGTGGTGGTGGCGATCGTCGTGGTGTCGCGCCGACTCGAGCGGGCACCTGCGGACTCTGCCGGGGGCTGA
- the ilvC gene encoding ketol-acid reductoisomerase yields the protein MAEMFYDDDADLAIIQGRKVAVIGYGSQGHAHALNLRDSGVDVRVGLAEGSKSRAKAEAEGLRVLSVAEAVAEADLVVILTPDQVQRTVYANEIQPNLAEGAALLFGHGFNIRFGYITPEAGSDVLMVAPKGPGHLVRREFVDGRGVPVLLAVEQDASGHAWDLAKSYAKAIGGLRAGGIKTTFTEECETDLFGEQAVLCGGASQLVMYGFETLVEAGYQPEVAYFECLHELKLIVDLMIEGGIAKQRWSVSDTAEYGDYVSGPRVIDPSVKENMQAVLADIRNGAFAKRFIDDQDAGGPEFAELRAKGAAHPIEATGRELRKLMAWVDSDRDQDYVEGSAAR from the coding sequence ATGGCCGAGATGTTCTACGACGACGACGCCGACCTGGCGATCATCCAGGGCCGCAAGGTCGCGGTCATCGGGTACGGCAGCCAGGGCCACGCCCACGCGCTGAACCTGCGCGACTCCGGGGTCGACGTGCGCGTCGGGCTCGCCGAGGGCTCGAAGTCCCGCGCCAAGGCCGAGGCCGAGGGCCTGCGGGTGCTCAGCGTGGCCGAGGCCGTCGCCGAGGCCGACCTCGTCGTCATCCTGACGCCCGACCAGGTGCAGCGCACCGTCTACGCGAACGAGATCCAGCCCAACCTCGCCGAGGGTGCCGCGCTGCTGTTCGGCCACGGCTTCAACATCCGCTTCGGCTACATCACCCCCGAGGCTGGTTCCGACGTGCTCATGGTCGCCCCCAAGGGCCCCGGCCACCTCGTGCGCCGCGAGTTCGTCGACGGCCGCGGTGTGCCCGTGCTGCTCGCGGTCGAGCAGGACGCCTCCGGCCACGCCTGGGACCTCGCGAAGTCCTACGCCAAGGCCATCGGTGGTCTGCGCGCCGGCGGCATCAAGACGACCTTCACCGAGGAGTGCGAGACCGACCTGTTCGGTGAGCAGGCCGTGCTCTGCGGCGGCGCGTCGCAGCTCGTGATGTACGGGTTCGAGACCCTCGTCGAGGCCGGCTACCAGCCCGAGGTCGCCTACTTCGAGTGCCTGCACGAGCTCAAGCTCATCGTCGACCTGATGATCGAGGGCGGCATCGCCAAGCAGCGCTGGTCGGTCTCCGACACCGCTGAGTACGGCGACTACGTCTCCGGCCCGCGCGTCATCGACCCGTCGGTGAAGGAGAACATGCAGGCGGTGCTCGCGGACATCCGCAACGGCGCCTTCGCGAAGCGCTTCATCGACGACCAGGATGCCGGTGGGCCCGAGTTCGCCGAGCTGCGCGCCAAGGGTGCCGCTCACCCGATCGAGGCCACCGGCCGCGAGCTGCGCAAGCTCATGGCGTGGGTCGACTCCGACCGCGACCAGGACTACGTCGAGGGTTCCGCCGCCCGCTGA
- the ilvN gene encoding acetolactate synthase small subunit — translation MSKHTLSVLVENKPGVLARIAALFSRRGFNIDSLAVGETEYPDVSRMTVVVDVEDLPLEQVTKQLNKLVEVLKVVELEPTSAVQRQVMLIKVRADAATRSQVLEMVQMFRAKVVDVATESLTIEATGTTDKLRALLDVLEPYGVKELVQSGIVAIGRGPRSITDRSLRTA, via the coding sequence ATGTCGAAGCACACCCTGTCCGTCCTCGTCGAGAACAAGCCCGGCGTGCTCGCCCGCATCGCCGCGCTGTTCTCCCGTCGGGGCTTCAACATCGACTCCCTCGCCGTCGGTGAGACCGAGTACCCCGACGTCTCGCGGATGACCGTCGTCGTCGACGTCGAGGACCTCCCGCTCGAGCAGGTGACCAAGCAGCTCAACAAGCTCGTCGAGGTGCTCAAGGTCGTCGAGCTCGAGCCGACGTCGGCCGTCCAGCGCCAGGTCATGCTCATCAAGGTGCGTGCCGACGCCGCCACCCGCAGCCAGGTGCTCGAGATGGTGCAGATGTTCCGGGCCAAGGTCGTCGACGTCGCCACCGAGTCGCTCACCATCGAGGCCACGGGCACCACCGACAAGCTGCGCGCCCTGCTCGACGTCCTCGAGCCCTACGGCGTCAAGGAGCTCGTGCAGTCCGGGATCGTCGCGATCGGTCGCGGCCCGCGATCCATCACCGACCGGAGCCTGCGCACCGCCTGA
- a CDS encoding acetolactate synthase large subunit, protein MAKSAAATPSGSGGSGGPGSPSPAQVAQQARARTPIEVTGAQSLVLSLEAMDVDTVFGIPGGAILPAYDPLLDSVKVRHILVRHEQGAGHAAEGYAAATGRVGVCMATSGPGATNLVTPLADAHMDSVPIVAITGQVNSAAIGTDAFQEADIRGITMPITKHNYLVTNADEIPRIIAEAFHIASTGRPGPVLVDISKDALQARTTFSWPPRIDLPGYRPVTRPHGKQIREAARLIAAAERPILYVGGGVIRAEASEELRRFVELSKIPVVTTLMARGALPDSHPLHLGMPGMHGSVSAVTGLQKSDLIIALGARFDDRVTGQLSTFAPFAKVIHADIDPAEIGKNRRADVPIVGDCKAVITDLTEAVDSDIDAGRGGDYSEWRERVAGWKESFPVGYTEPEEASLAPQYVIERLSAIVGPEAVYVAGVGQHQMWAAQFVQYERPNAWLNSGGLGTMGYAVPAAMGAQVGEPDRTVWAIDGDGCFQMTNQELATCVINNIPIKVAVINNSSLGMVRQWQTLFYNERYSNTDLHTSVGSRVPDFVKLADAYGCAGFRCERPEDVDDTIRAAMAVNDRPVIVDFVVHRDAMVWPMVAAGVSNDLIQVARDTAPQWDREESEALEQDLDADHDGVPSGSPRN, encoded by the coding sequence ATGGCCAAGAGCGCGGCCGCGACCCCGAGCGGTTCCGGGGGCTCCGGTGGCCCCGGCAGCCCGAGCCCGGCGCAGGTCGCGCAGCAGGCCCGCGCCCGGACCCCGATCGAGGTGACCGGTGCGCAGAGCCTCGTGCTCTCCCTCGAGGCGATGGACGTCGACACCGTCTTCGGCATCCCCGGTGGGGCGATCCTGCCGGCGTACGACCCGCTCCTGGACTCGGTCAAGGTGCGGCACATCCTCGTTCGGCACGAGCAGGGCGCCGGCCACGCCGCCGAGGGCTATGCCGCCGCCACCGGGCGGGTCGGGGTCTGCATGGCCACGTCCGGCCCCGGGGCCACCAACCTCGTGACCCCGCTCGCCGATGCGCACATGGACTCCGTGCCGATCGTCGCGATCACCGGTCAGGTCAACTCGGCCGCCATCGGCACCGACGCCTTCCAGGAGGCCGACATCCGCGGCATCACGATGCCGATCACCAAGCACAACTACTTGGTGACCAATGCCGACGAGATCCCGCGGATCATCGCCGAGGCCTTCCACATCGCCTCCACCGGCCGCCCCGGCCCGGTGCTCGTCGACATCTCCAAGGACGCGCTCCAGGCCCGCACCACCTTTTCGTGGCCGCCGCGCATCGACCTGCCCGGCTACCGCCCGGTGACCCGCCCCCACGGCAAGCAGATCCGTGAGGCCGCCCGCCTCATCGCCGCGGCCGAGCGTCCCATCCTCTACGTGGGCGGCGGCGTCATCCGAGCCGAGGCCAGCGAGGAACTGCGCCGCTTCGTCGAGCTGAGCAAGATCCCCGTCGTGACCACCCTGATGGCGCGTGGGGCCCTGCCCGACAGCCACCCGCTCCACCTCGGGATGCCGGGGATGCACGGGTCGGTCTCGGCCGTCACCGGCCTCCAGAAGTCCGACCTCATCATCGCCCTCGGCGCCCGGTTCGACGACCGCGTCACCGGCCAGCTGTCGACCTTCGCGCCGTTCGCGAAGGTCATCCACGCCGACATCGACCCTGCCGAGATCGGCAAGAACCGGCGGGCCGACGTCCCGATCGTCGGCGACTGCAAGGCGGTGATCACCGACCTCACCGAGGCCGTCGACTCCGACATCGACGCGGGCCGTGGCGGCGACTACAGCGAGTGGCGCGAGCGGGTCGCAGGCTGGAAGGAGTCCTTCCCCGTCGGCTACACCGAGCCCGAGGAGGCTTCTCTGGCACCGCAGTACGTCATCGAGCGGCTCAGCGCCATCGTCGGCCCGGAGGCCGTGTACGTCGCCGGCGTCGGCCAGCACCAGATGTGGGCGGCCCAGTTCGTGCAGTACGAACGCCCCAACGCCTGGCTGAACTCCGGTGGCCTCGGGACCATGGGCTACGCCGTCCCGGCCGCGATGGGCGCCCAAGTCGGTGAGCCCGACCGCACCGTGTGGGCCATCGACGGCGACGGCTGCTTCCAGATGACGAACCAGGAGCTCGCGACCTGCGTCATCAACAACATCCCGATCAAGGTCGCCGTCATCAACAACAGCTCGCTCGGCATGGTGCGCCAGTGGCAGACCCTGTTCTACAACGAGCGTTACTCCAACACCGACCTGCACACCTCGGTGGGCTCGCGGGTGCCTGACTTCGTCAAGCTCGCCGACGCCTACGGCTGCGCCGGGTTCCGGTGCGAGCGCCCCGAGGACGTCGACGACACCATCCGTGCCGCCATGGCCGTCAACGACCGCCCGGTCATCGTCGACTTCGTCGTCCACCGCGACGCGATGGTCTGGCCGATGGTCGCAGCCGGGGTGAGCAACGACCTCATCCAGGTCGCCCGCGACACCGCGCCGCAGTGGGACCGGGAGGAGTCCGAGGCGCTCGAGCAGGACCTCGATGCCGATCACGACGGAGTCCCCTCGGGCTCCCCCCGGAACTGA
- a CDS encoding branched-chain amino acid aminotransferase: MTTPAPHGSEREASTRHPMVGGLPITIEPVSEPLSDAVRRERMREPGFGRVFSEHMLTIRWTRDGGWQDASLHRYGPLVLDPATSALHYGQSVFEGFKVYRGADGSVAAFRPEANAERFRASSRRLCLPELPVDVFVDAVDLLVAHDHEWVPTAPGHTLYIRPLLFASEPELVVRPSEECLFVLTAFVAADYFPRGLTPVSVWVADHFVRAAPGGTGAAKCAANYAAGLAAQAEAAEHGCDQVVFLDAVERRWIEELGGMNLLFVYGGDVPRIVTPELTGTLLPGITRDSLLTIARDLGYAVEERRISVDEWEADVRSGAMTEAFACGTAAVLTPVGRVRRGDAQWTIGDGGTGPVTASLRERLLAVQTGAAPDPHGWLRRIEPSEALRP; the protein is encoded by the coding sequence GTGACCACCCCTGCGCCGCACGGGAGCGAGCGCGAGGCGAGCACCCGGCATCCGATGGTTGGCGGTCTGCCCATCACGATCGAGCCGGTCAGCGAACCCCTCTCGGATGCCGTGCGGCGGGAGCGGATGCGTGAGCCCGGCTTCGGCCGCGTGTTCTCCGAGCACATGCTGACGATCCGATGGACCCGCGACGGAGGCTGGCAGGACGCAAGCCTGCACCGATACGGGCCGCTCGTGCTCGACCCGGCGACCTCGGCGCTGCACTACGGCCAGTCCGTGTTCGAGGGGTTCAAGGTCTACCGCGGCGCAGACGGGTCGGTCGCGGCCTTTCGACCCGAGGCGAATGCCGAGCGGTTCCGGGCGTCCTCCCGCCGGCTCTGCCTGCCCGAGCTGCCCGTCGACGTCTTCGTCGACGCCGTCGACCTTCTCGTCGCCCACGACCACGAGTGGGTGCCGACGGCGCCGGGCCACACCCTGTACATCCGGCCACTGCTGTTCGCCAGCGAGCCCGAGCTCGTCGTCCGGCCGTCGGAAGAATGTCTCTTCGTGCTCACCGCGTTCGTCGCGGCCGACTACTTCCCCCGCGGGTTGACGCCGGTCTCGGTGTGGGTGGCCGACCACTTCGTGCGGGCCGCCCCCGGTGGCACCGGTGCCGCGAAGTGCGCGGCGAACTACGCGGCCGGACTGGCCGCGCAGGCCGAGGCGGCCGAGCACGGGTGCGACCAGGTGGTCTTCCTCGACGCCGTCGAGCGGCGGTGGATCGAGGAGCTGGGGGGCATGAACCTGCTGTTCGTCTACGGCGGGGACGTGCCGCGCATCGTCACCCCCGAGCTCACGGGCACCCTGCTGCCCGGCATCACCCGCGACTCCCTGCTCACCATCGCCCGCGACCTCGGGTACGCGGTGGAGGAGCGACGCATCTCCGTCGACGAGTGGGAGGCCGACGTCCGGTCCGGGGCGATGACGGAGGCGTTCGCGTGCGGCACCGCGGCCGTGCTCACTCCCGTGGGGCGGGTGCGCCGCGGCGATGCGCAGTGGACGATCGGCGACGGCGGCACCGGCCCGGTCACGGCCTCACTGCGCGAGCGGCTGCTCGCCGTGCAGACCGGCGCCGCACCCGACCCGCACGGGTGGCTGCGCCGGATAGAGCCCTCCGAGGCGCTCAGGCCCTGA
- a CDS encoding RraA family protein, whose translation MSRWHPQAWSITTEAPRPDAELVAELARFPTTQIADGGGPIAVVGPGIGPMVAATEICGPAVTLWTAPGDILYILKSPDLVQPGDVLVIDGAGRLDAAVIGDVIGGRLLANGCAGIVADAAVRDLEGLEALGLPVHARGAHPATGSNVGPGALNVPIQCGGVAVHPGDVVRADRSGVVVVRAGALAEVVERARAVGAHEDEWQAAFADGAGLDAVFGIDALIAEKAAAAGATGGPEA comes from the coding sequence ATGAGCCGTTGGCACCCCCAGGCGTGGTCGATCACCACCGAGGCGCCTCGTCCAGACGCCGAGCTCGTCGCCGAGCTCGCCCGCTTTCCCACGACCCAGATCGCCGACGGTGGCGGACCCATCGCGGTGGTCGGTCCCGGCATCGGGCCGATGGTGGCGGCGACCGAGATCTGTGGGCCTGCGGTCACCCTGTGGACGGCACCGGGCGACATCCTCTACATCCTGAAGTCACCTGACCTCGTGCAGCCGGGCGACGTCCTCGTCATCGACGGCGCAGGTCGGCTGGATGCCGCGGTCATCGGGGACGTCATCGGTGGACGGCTGCTGGCCAATGGCTGTGCGGGCATCGTCGCCGACGCCGCCGTTCGTGACCTCGAAGGGCTCGAGGCGCTGGGCCTGCCCGTCCATGCCCGTGGGGCACACCCGGCCACCGGCTCGAACGTCGGTCCCGGGGCCCTCAACGTGCCGATCCAGTGCGGCGGCGTCGCCGTGCACCCCGGGGACGTCGTGCGGGCCGACCGCAGCGGCGTCGTCGTGGTGCGCGCCGGCGCACTGGCCGAGGTCGTCGAGCGCGCCCGCGCCGTCGGGGCCCACGAGGACGAGTGGCAGGCGGCGTTCGCGGACGGCGCCGGCCTGGACGCCGTGTTCGGCATCGACGCCCTCATCGCCGAGAAGGCCGCAGCGGCCGGGGCCACAGGAGGGCCAGAGGCGTGA
- a CDS encoding ABC transporter ATP-binding protein, with product MPRGSLYGLVGPNGAGKTTTLSMATGLLRPDGGTAHVLGHDVWRDPASAKEVMGVAPDGMRLFEQLSGRELLTYVGALRRMPRDVTSARADELLAVLDLADDASTVVADYSAGMVKKISLAAALIHAPRLLVLDEPFEAVDPVSGQTIRTILRRYVAGGGTVVMSSHVMELVEGLCDRVAVIAGGRVLAEDTVTGLTRGGSLHDRFLELVGASDVGGDGLAWLG from the coding sequence GTGCCGCGCGGCTCGCTCTACGGCCTCGTCGGGCCCAACGGTGCCGGCAAGACGACGACCCTGTCGATGGCGACCGGCCTGCTGCGCCCCGACGGGGGCACCGCGCACGTCCTCGGCCACGACGTGTGGCGCGACCCGGCATCCGCGAAGGAGGTCATGGGTGTCGCGCCCGACGGCATGCGGCTGTTCGAGCAGCTGTCCGGGCGCGAGCTGCTGACCTACGTCGGAGCGTTGCGCCGGATGCCGCGCGACGTCACCTCCGCCCGTGCCGACGAGCTGCTGGCCGTGCTCGACCTCGCCGACGACGCGAGCACCGTGGTCGCCGACTACTCCGCCGGCATGGTCAAGAAGATCAGCCTGGCGGCGGCGCTCATCCACGCGCCGCGCCTGCTCGTGCTCGACGAGCCGTTCGAGGCCGTCGACCCCGTGTCCGGGCAGACGATCCGCACCATCCTGCGCCGCTACGTCGCCGGCGGCGGCACGGTCGTCATGTCCAGCCACGTCATGGAGCTCGTCGAGGGGCTGTGCGACCGGGTCGCCGTGATCGCCGGCGGGCGGGTGCTGGCCGAGGACACCGTCACGGGCCTGACCCGGGGCGGGTCGCTGCACGACCGCTTCCTCGAGCTGGTCGGGGCTTCCGATGTTGGCGGCGACGGGCTGGCGTGGCTGGGCTGA
- the ilvD gene encoding dihydroxy-acid dehydratase → MTSTPDIKPRSRDVTDGLEKAAARGMLRAVGLGDDDFAKPQIGVASSWNEITPCNLSLDRLAKAVKEGVHAAGGYPLEFGTISVSDGISMGHEGMHFSLVSREIIADSVETVMMAERLDGSVLLAGCDKSLPGMLMAAARLDLSSVFLYAGSILPGIAKMSDGSERTVTIIDAFEAVGACARGLMSREDVDAIERAICPGEGACGGMYTANTMASVAEAIGMSLPGSAAPPATDRRRDGFARKSGEAVVELLRRGITARDIMTKEAFENAIAVVMAFGGSTNAVLHLLAIAHEADVDLSLADFARIGAKVPHLADVKPFGSYVMTDVDRVGGVPVVMRALLDAGLLHGDCLTVTGRTMAENLAHINPPDVDGKVLRAMSEPIHGTGGITVLTGSLAPEGAVVKSAGFDSNVFEGTARVFDGERAAMDAVEDGTMTAGDVVVIRYEGPKGGPGMREMLAVTGAIKGAGLGKDVLLLTDGRFSGGTTGLCVGHVAPEAVDEGPIAYVRDGDGIRLDVANGRLDLLVDDDELERRRAEGVTHPEAKYTRGVLAKYRRLVGSASQGAVCD, encoded by the coding sequence ATGACCTCGACCCCGGACATCAAGCCCCGCAGCCGCGACGTCACCGACGGCCTGGAGAAGGCCGCAGCGCGCGGCATGCTGCGCGCGGTGGGCCTCGGCGACGACGACTTCGCCAAGCCGCAGATCGGGGTCGCGAGCTCGTGGAACGAGATCACCCCGTGCAACCTCTCGCTCGACCGCCTGGCCAAGGCCGTCAAGGAGGGGGTGCACGCAGCCGGCGGCTACCCGCTCGAGTTCGGCACCATCTCCGTGAGCGACGGCATCTCGATGGGTCACGAGGGCATGCACTTCTCCCTCGTCAGCCGCGAGATCATCGCCGACTCGGTCGAGACGGTCATGATGGCCGAGCGCCTCGACGGTTCGGTGCTGCTCGCCGGGTGTGACAAGTCGCTGCCCGGCATGCTCATGGCGGCCGCTCGCCTCGACCTGTCCTCGGTCTTCCTCTACGCCGGCTCGATCCTGCCCGGCATCGCGAAGATGTCCGACGGCTCCGAGCGCACCGTCACGATCATCGACGCGTTCGAGGCCGTCGGCGCCTGCGCCCGGGGTCTGATGAGCCGGGAGGACGTCGACGCCATCGAACGCGCCATCTGCCCGGGCGAAGGCGCCTGCGGTGGCATGTACACCGCGAACACGATGGCCTCGGTGGCCGAGGCGATCGGCATGTCCCTGCCCGGCTCGGCCGCCCCGCCGGCCACCGACCGCCGCCGCGACGGGTTCGCCCGCAAGTCCGGCGAGGCCGTCGTCGAGCTGCTGCGCCGCGGCATCACTGCCCGCGACATCATGACCAAGGAGGCGTTCGAGAACGCCATCGCCGTCGTCATGGCCTTCGGTGGCTCGACCAACGCCGTGCTCCACCTGCTCGCGATCGCCCACGAGGCCGACGTCGACCTCTCGCTCGCCGACTTCGCGCGGATCGGCGCCAAGGTGCCACACCTCGCCGACGTCAAGCCGTTCGGGTCCTACGTCATGACCGACGTCGACCGGGTCGGTGGCGTGCCGGTCGTCATGCGCGCCCTGCTCGACGCGGGTCTGCTGCACGGCGACTGCCTCACCGTCACCGGCAGGACGATGGCCGAGAACCTCGCCCACATCAACCCGCCGGACGTCGACGGCAAGGTGCTGCGCGCGATGTCCGAGCCCATCCACGGCACCGGCGGCATCACCGTCCTCACCGGCTCGCTGGCCCCCGAGGGGGCCGTCGTGAAGTCGGCCGGCTTCGACTCCAACGTCTTCGAGGGCACCGCGCGCGTCTTCGACGGGGAGCGGGCCGCGATGGATGCCGTCGAGGACGGCACCATGACCGCCGGCGACGTCGTCGTCATCCGCTACGAAGGCCCCAAGGGCGGCCCGGGCATGCGCGAGATGCTCGCCGTCACCGGTGCGATCAAGGGTGCCGGTCTGGGCAAGGACGTCCTGCTCCTCACCGACGGCCGGTTCTCCGGCGGCACCACCGGCCTGTGCGTCGGCCACGTCGCTCCCGAGGCCGTCGACGAGGGTCCGATCGCGTACGTGCGTGACGGCGACGGCATCCGACTCGACGTCGCCAACGGTCGCCTCGACCTGCTCGTCGACGACGACGAGCTCGAGCGTCGGCGCGCCGAGGGCGTGACGCACCCCGAGGCCAAGTACACCCGCGGAGTGCTCGCGAAGTACCGGCGCCTGGTCGGCAGCGCCAGCCAGGGCGCCGTGTGTGACTGA
- a CDS encoding anti-sigma factor domain-containing protein, which produces MIHPDDDMLAALALGESIPNDVAAHVGACATCSREVAALRSTLSVLREPVPALTAPPASVWDAVLTEIGAPPASLDAPSASLDAPPASLGAPADELSVRRERKERRGIPLVWVAGAAAAGILLGVAGGRLLGAEDPAPAPITVASAELGTLDTGQVKGSADVVRLDGQLDLAVRTDPIDAGDGYLEVWLINKDLERMVSIGVLRPDAPEQTFAIDQALIDQGYVIVDISREGFDAAPQHSGDSVVRGTLAT; this is translated from the coding sequence GTGATCCATCCTGATGACGACATGCTGGCCGCACTGGCCCTCGGCGAGTCGATTCCGAACGACGTCGCCGCACACGTTGGTGCCTGTGCCACGTGCTCACGCGAGGTGGCGGCTCTGCGCTCCACCCTGAGCGTCCTGCGCGAGCCCGTCCCCGCGCTCACCGCGCCCCCCGCCAGCGTGTGGGATGCCGTGCTCACCGAGATCGGTGCACCTCCCGCGTCACTCGACGCACCTTCCGCATCACTCGACGCACCTCCCGCATCGCTCGGGGCACCGGCCGACGAGCTCTCGGTGCGCCGCGAGCGCAAGGAGCGCCGCGGCATCCCCCTCGTCTGGGTGGCCGGGGCCGCCGCCGCTGGAATCCTCCTGGGCGTGGCGGGTGGTCGCCTGCTCGGGGCCGAGGACCCGGCGCCCGCGCCGATCACGGTGGCGAGCGCGGAACTCGGCACGTTGGACACCGGTCAGGTCAAGGGCAGCGCCGACGTCGTTCGCCTCGACGGCCAGCTCGACCTCGCCGTGCGCACCGACCCCATCGACGCCGGTGACGGCTACCTCGAGGTCTGGCTGATCAACAAGGACCTCGAGCGCATGGTGTCGATCGGCGTGCTGCGCCCGGACGCCCCGGAGCAGACGTTCGCCATCGACCAGGCCCTCATCGACCAGGGCTACGTCATCGTCGACATCTCCCGTGAGGGCTTCGACGCAGCCCCGCAGCACTCCGGTGACAGCGTCGTGCGCGGAACCCTCGCGACCTGA